In Raphanus sativus cultivar WK10039 unplaced genomic scaffold, ASM80110v3 Scaffold1468, whole genome shotgun sequence, the following are encoded in one genomic region:
- the LOC130504268 gene encoding histone-lysine N-methyltransferase, H3 lysine-9 specific SUVH3-like: MEGVPGMNTVPNPNHYDKSIVLDVKPLRSLKPVFPNGNQGPPFVGVPPFGPSSSSSTGYSPFFPFGAQPPAQDTPDLNQTQYTPPPPSFVPPLQSYRTPTTASNGPSSSTGAKRGRPKGSGNAKKKDKTVPKEPSLEVQVVKRFSGVFDSGISAAEREDGNGDLVSSVLMRFDAVRRRLSQVEYAKAATSKAAGSLMSNGVRTNMKKRVGTVPGIEVGDIFFSRIEMCLVGLHMQTMAGIDYITSKAAGADEEPLATSIVSAGRYDGEAQDPESLIYSGQGGNADKNKQASDQKLERGNLALERSLRKGNGVRVIRGEEDPASKTGKIYIYDGLYSISESWVEKGKSGCNTFKYKLVRQPGQPPAFGYWKAVHKWKEGLTPRTGLILPDLTSGVESKPVSLVNDVDDEKGPSYFTYISTLKHSEAFRITQQHTTGCSCRGSCAPGDLNCSCIRQNGGDLPYLYGVMLVSRRPMVYECGPTCPCHASCKNKVIQTGLKFRMEVFKTGNRGWGLRSWDPIRAGSFICEYAGEVKDRGELRMEQEDDEFVFDTSRVYNSFKWNYEPALVDEDPSDEISEEFSLPSPLLISAKNFGNVARFMNHSCSPNVLWQPVIREGNGEPVVHIAFFAIRHIPPMAELTYDYGVSLASEARDGSVLHGKRHCNCGSVKCRGSFG; encoded by the coding sequence ATGGAAGGAGTACCAGGGATGAACACTGTTCCAAATCCTAACCATTATGACAAGTCCATAGTGCTAGATGTCAAACCTCTGAGAAGTTTGAAACCTGTTTTTCCAAATGGTAATCAAGGTCCACCATTTGTTGGAGTTCCACCTTTtggcccttcttcttcttcttctactggGTACTCACCTTTCTTCCCCTTTGGAGCACAACCACCTGCACAAGATACTCCAGATCTCAACCAAACTCAGTACacacctcctcctccatcgtTTGTTCCACCTCTTCAGTCATACAGAACACCTACCACTGCATCAAATGGCCCTAGTAGCTCAACCGGAGCTAAAAGAGGTCGTCCTAAGGGAAGTGGTAACGCCAAGAAAAAAGACAAGACAGTCCCCAAAGAGCCTTCTTTGGAGGTTCAGGTTGTGAAACGGTTCAGTGGAGTTTTCGACAGCGGGATCAGTGCAGCAGAGCGAGAAGATGGGAATGGGGACTTAGTAAGCAGCGTGCTGATGCGTTTCGATGCTGTTAGGAGGCGGTTAAGCCAGGTAGAGTACGCAAAGGCCGCGACTTCTAAAGCGGCAGGCTCTTTGATGAGCAATGGGGTGAGGACAAACATGAAGAAGAGAGTTGGAACGGTCCCTGGGATCGAGGTTGGAGATATCTTCTTTTCACGGATAGAGATGTGCTTAGTGGGTCTTCACATGCAGACAATGGCTGGCATTGACTATATAACAAGCAAGGCCGCTGGAGCAGATGAGGAGCCTCTAGCTACTAGCATTGTTTCGGCTGGACGTTACGACGGCGAGGCACAGGATCCTGAGTCTTTGATATACAGTGGACAAGGAGGCAATGCGGACAAGAACAAACAAGCATCTGATCAGAAACTTGAGAGGGGGAATCTTGCGTTAGAGAGAAGCTTGAGGAAAGGGAATGGAGTGAGAGTGATAAGAGGAGAGGAGGATCCAGCTAGTAAAACAGGGAAGATTTATATCTACGATGGACTTTATTCGATCTCAGAGTCATGGGTAGAGAAAGGGAAGTCTGGCTGCAACACGTTTAAGTATAAACTGGTGAGACAACCTGGTCAGCCACCTGCTTTTGGGTACTGGAAAGCTGTTCATAAGTGGAAGGAAGGTTTGACTCCTAGAACAGGACTTATCCTTCCGGATCTCACCTCAGGAGTTGAGAGCAAACCTGTTTCGCTTGTGAATGACGTTGATGATGAGAAGGGGCCTTCTTATTTTACTTACATCTCCACTCTCAAACACTCGGAAGCCTTTAGAATAACACAGCAGCACACTACTGGCTGTTCCTGCCGTGGCTCATGTGCACCGGGAGATCTAAACTGCTCTTGCATCCGACAGAACGGTGGTGATCTGCCTTACCTTTACGGCGTTATGCTTGTTTCCAGGAGGCCGATGGTGTATGAATGTGGTCCAACGTGTCCATGTCACGCCAGTTGCAAAAACAAAGTGATTCAGACAGGGTTGAAGTTCCGCATGGAAGTGTTTAAGACAGGGAACCGTGGTTGGGGTTTACGTTCGTGGGATCCCATTCGTGCTGGTTCTTTCATATGTGAATATGCTGGTGAGGTCAAAGACAGAGGGGAGCTCAGAATGGAGCAAGAAGATGATGAGTTTGTCTTTGACACATCGCGTGTTTATAACTCGTTTAAGTGGAACTATGAGCCTGCGTTAGTAGATGAGGATCCTTCAGATGAAATCTCCGAGGAGTTTAGTCTCCCGTCACCACTACTGATCAGTGCTAAGAACTTTGGGAATGTAGCTCGGTTCATGAACCATAGCTGCTCCCCAAACGTTCTGTGGCAGCCGGTTATTCGTGAAGGAAACGGTGAACCGGTTGTTCACATTGCTTTCTTTGCCATTCGTCATATTCCTCCGATGGCTGAACTGACATATGATTATGGAGTCTCCCTTGCATCCGAGGCTAGAGATGGGAGTGTTTTACATGGAAAGAGGCACTGCAACTGTGGTTCTGTGAAATGCCGTGGTTCTTTT